The following proteins come from a genomic window of Iamia sp. SCSIO 61187:
- a CDS encoding metalloregulator ArsR/SmtB family transcription factor, with protein MEQEVFDAIARTGQALGNGSRLKMLQLLAQGERGVQDLAGIAGLNLTTASAHLQTLRAAGLVASQRDGTRVIYRLAGDDVASLLTTLCRVAEAHRPEVRAEVAAALPSDDLVSMSRSELLEASAAGRVVVLDVRPDDEFAARHLPGALSIPLAELLGRLDEVPADVEIVAYCRGRHCLLSHDAARLLRDRGFAARASEDGVAEWVADGVALEPGAAA; from the coding sequence GTGGAGCAAGAGGTGTTCGACGCGATCGCTCGCACCGGACAGGCGCTCGGGAACGGCTCCCGTCTGAAGATGCTCCAGCTCCTGGCCCAGGGGGAGCGGGGGGTGCAGGACCTCGCGGGGATCGCCGGCCTGAACCTCACGACGGCCTCGGCCCACCTCCAGACGCTCCGGGCCGCCGGGCTGGTCGCGTCCCAGCGGGACGGGACGCGCGTCATCTACCGCTTGGCGGGTGACGACGTGGCGTCGCTGCTGACCACGCTGTGCCGCGTCGCCGAAGCGCATCGCCCCGAGGTCCGGGCCGAGGTGGCCGCCGCCCTGCCGTCCGACGACCTCGTCTCGATGTCGCGCTCCGAGCTGCTCGAGGCGTCGGCCGCCGGTCGGGTCGTGGTGCTCGACGTCCGTCCCGACGACGAGTTCGCCGCTCGTCACCTGCCTGGCGCGCTGTCGATCCCGTTGGCGGAGCTCCTCGGTCGCCTCGACGAGGTCCCCGCGGACGTCGAGATCGTCGCCTACTGCCGCGGGCGGCACTGCCTCCTCTCCCACGACGCCGCCCGGCTGCTGCGCGATCGGGGCTTCGCCGCTCGCGCCTCGGAGGACGGTGTCGCCGAGTGGGTGGCTGACGGTGTCGCGCTGGAGCCCGGGGCGGCGGCGTGA
- a CDS encoding DUF3427 domain-containing protein, producing the protein MEELPPGLYEVLVTKGLRARLDALADAVPTVQRALHAAETPDRVAWHLGREIERALSDVPDKERARVGIEVARALIDRLGELVEVDPGTAPVDPGTVLEAILGRRPDGSPAPVPQPLIPLLDTTLLTNAPGEPNLWNQLRSEIASSDRIDVVMAFIRRSGIAPLVDALRRHCAEGGQLRVLTTTYTGSTEQAALEQLIDLGADVRVSYDLSTTRLHAKAWVFHRVSGFSTAYVGSSNLTHSAQVTGIEWNVRTSAARNPDVIAKFGAVFDSYWAGDDHRRYDAAEFVDEQVRAGRTDSGPHVILSPIELRPLPFQERLLELVEVSRKQGHRRNLLVSATGTGKTVMAALDYSGLVERLERSRLMFIAHREEILDQSLATFRYALRDPSFGEKWVGGARPTRFEHVFASIQSLNASDIDVLPPDHFDVVIIDEFHHAAAASYEKVLDHLDPAELVGLTATPERSDGLPILHWFDDRIAAELRLWDAIDQQHLVPFLYYGVHDGLDLRDVPWKRGRGYDVEALSNRYTSSDAWARLVLKQLDQHTDAASMRCLGFCVSVDHARFMARHFTDAGIPSVAVWGDSPRADREAALRGLAQGAVRAVFSVDLFNEGVDVPTVDTVLMLRPTESPVLFLQQLGRGLRKAKDKAHCTVLDFVGTHRKEFRFDRRYRALLGGTRRDVERAVQMQFPFLPAGCNMQLDEKSAEVVLRSLREAIPTRWTARLDELRSLRQVRPDIDLAGFLDESGLALDDLYANNRSWSELLDAAGAPVRAPGTDETALRRAIGRQLHVDDAERIAAYRAFLASDAPPRASELPERTRRLLHMLVASVTDQAITKDLSLQAAAELLWAHPQVVAELGELFGILDSQVDHLHEALATHPDAPLQVHARYSRIEILAAMGLGAGRAKIASWQSGVYEAKPASSELFAFTLDKTSGAFSPSTRYRDYAISRSLIHWESQSITRADSPTGLRYRNHERDGRTILLFTRERADDRAFWFLGPARYVSHTGEKPMAITWELDVPLPGDLYAAFAAAVA; encoded by the coding sequence GTGGAGGAGCTGCCGCCAGGCCTGTACGAGGTCCTCGTCACCAAGGGGCTGAGGGCACGCCTCGACGCGCTGGCCGACGCCGTGCCGACCGTGCAGCGCGCGCTCCACGCGGCGGAGACGCCGGATCGGGTGGCGTGGCACCTCGGCCGCGAGATCGAGCGGGCCCTGTCCGACGTTCCGGACAAGGAGCGGGCACGGGTCGGCATCGAGGTGGCGCGGGCGCTGATCGACCGGCTGGGCGAGCTGGTCGAGGTCGATCCCGGAACCGCGCCGGTCGACCCCGGGACCGTGCTCGAAGCGATCCTGGGACGACGACCCGACGGCAGCCCCGCACCCGTCCCCCAGCCGCTCATCCCCCTGCTCGACACGACCCTGCTCACGAACGCACCTGGCGAGCCGAACCTCTGGAACCAGCTGCGATCCGAGATCGCCTCGTCCGATCGGATCGACGTCGTGATGGCATTCATCCGCCGGAGCGGCATCGCACCCCTCGTCGATGCGCTGCGTCGCCATTGCGCCGAAGGTGGACAGCTCCGGGTTCTCACCACGACCTACACGGGCTCGACCGAGCAGGCCGCGCTGGAGCAGCTCATCGACCTGGGCGCGGACGTGCGCGTCTCCTACGACCTGAGCACGACACGCCTCCACGCCAAGGCGTGGGTGTTCCACCGGGTGTCCGGGTTCTCGACGGCCTACGTCGGGTCGTCGAACCTCACGCACTCGGCGCAGGTCACGGGCATCGAGTGGAACGTGCGGACCTCAGCCGCCCGCAACCCTGACGTGATCGCCAAGTTCGGGGCGGTGTTCGACAGCTACTGGGCGGGTGACGACCACCGGCGGTACGACGCCGCGGAGTTCGTCGACGAGCAGGTCCGCGCCGGGCGCACGGACTCGGGGCCCCATGTGATCCTCAGCCCCATCGAGCTGCGGCCACTCCCCTTCCAGGAGCGACTCCTCGAGCTGGTCGAGGTGTCCAGGAAGCAGGGCCACCGACGGAACCTGCTCGTCTCGGCCACCGGCACGGGAAAGACGGTGATGGCGGCGCTGGACTACAGCGGGCTCGTGGAGCGGCTCGAACGGTCGCGCCTGATGTTCATCGCCCATCGCGAGGAGATCCTCGACCAGTCGCTCGCCACTTTCCGCTACGCCCTTCGGGACCCGTCCTTCGGTGAGAAGTGGGTGGGCGGCGCTCGACCGACGCGGTTCGAGCACGTCTTCGCGTCGATCCAGAGCCTCAACGCGTCGGACATCGACGTACTGCCACCGGACCACTTCGACGTGGTGATCATCGACGAGTTCCACCACGCAGCCGCCGCCTCGTACGAGAAGGTGCTCGACCACCTCGACCCGGCCGAGCTGGTCGGCCTCACCGCGACGCCCGAGCGCAGCGACGGGCTGCCGATCCTGCACTGGTTCGACGATCGCATCGCCGCGGAGCTGCGCCTCTGGGACGCCATCGATCAGCAACACCTCGTCCCCTTCCTCTACTACGGCGTCCACGACGGACTCGACCTGCGCGACGTGCCCTGGAAGCGGGGGCGGGGTTACGACGTCGAAGCGCTGTCCAACCGGTACACGAGCTCGGACGCCTGGGCTCGACTCGTCCTCAAGCAGCTCGACCAGCACACCGACGCCGCGTCGATGCGCTGCCTCGGGTTCTGCGTGAGCGTCGACCACGCCCGCTTCATGGCCCGCCACTTCACCGACGCCGGGATCCCGTCGGTCGCCGTGTGGGGAGACAGTCCCCGGGCCGACCGAGAGGCCGCGCTGCGCGGCCTCGCCCAGGGGGCCGTGAGAGCTGTCTTCTCGGTCGACCTGTTCAACGAAGGTGTCGATGTCCCCACAGTCGACACCGTCCTCATGCTCCGCCCCACGGAGAGCCCGGTGCTCTTCCTCCAGCAGCTCGGGCGCGGGCTGCGCAAGGCGAAGGACAAGGCGCACTGCACGGTCCTCGACTTCGTCGGCACGCACCGCAAGGAGTTCCGCTTCGACCGGCGCTACCGGGCCCTGCTCGGCGGCACCCGGCGTGACGTCGAGCGAGCGGTGCAGATGCAGTTCCCGTTCCTGCCGGCGGGTTGCAACATGCAGCTCGACGAGAAGTCCGCCGAGGTCGTCCTCCGCAGCCTCCGCGAGGCGATCCCGACCCGGTGGACGGCACGGCTCGACGAGCTCCGCTCGCTCAGGCAGGTCCGCCCCGACATCGACCTCGCCGGGTTCCTCGACGAGTCAGGTCTCGCCCTCGACGACCTCTACGCCAACAACCGAAGCTGGTCCGAGCTGCTCGACGCCGCCGGAGCCCCGGTCCGGGCTCCGGGCACCGACGAGACGGCTCTGCGGCGAGCGATCGGTCGGCAGCTCCACGTCGACGATGCCGAACGCATCGCCGCCTACCGAGCGTTCCTCGCCTCCGACGCTCCTCCGCGGGCGAGCGAGCTCCCCGAGCGGACGCGACGACTGCTCCACATGCTCGTCGCGTCGGTCACCGACCAGGCGATCACCAAGGACCTCTCCCTCCAGGCCGCAGCGGAGCTGTTGTGGGCCCACCCACAGGTCGTGGCCGAGCTGGGCGAGCTGTTCGGGATCCTCGACAGCCAGGTGGACCACCTGCACGAGGCTCTCGCCACCCACCCCGACGCGCCCCTGCAGGTCCACGCCCGGTACAGCCGGATCGAGATCCTCGCCGCCATGGGCCTCGGCGCCGGCCGGGCGAAGATCGCGTCCTGGCAGAGCGGGGTCTACGAGGCGAAGCCGGCGAGCTCCGAGCTGTTCGCCTTCACCCTCGACAAGACCAGTGGCGCGTTCTCCCCCTCGACCCGCTACCGCGACTACGCCATCAGCCGCTCGCTCATCCACTGGGAGAGCCAGTCGATCACGCGCGCCGACAGCCCGACGGGCCTGCGCTACCGGAACCACGAACGCGACGGACGCACGATCCTGCTCTTCACCCGCGAGCGCGCCGATGACCGGGCCTTCTGGTTCCTGGGCCCCGCCCGCTACGTCAGCCACACCGGCGAGAAGCCCATGGCCATCACCTGGGAGCTCGACGTGCCCCTGCCCGGCGACCTCTACGCCGCGTTCGCCGCCGCAGTCGCCTGA